The following coding sequences lie in one Candoia aspera isolate rCanAsp1 chromosome 11, rCanAsp1.hap2, whole genome shotgun sequence genomic window:
- the LOC134504152 gene encoding uncharacterized protein LOC134504152 — translation MGDLNPRSVLVTGSNRGIGLELVKQLVGKSNPPEWIFATCRDPEGPRAKDLKNLAAQHQPRVQIIQLDVSDPSSIKAAAAMITECLNGAGLNLLVNNAGVVKESNLESETPEQMLEVYNTNVIGPTMMSQVFLPLLKKASQECTLKGMSCSKAAIVNMSSDCGSIANVLAWDIGQIPSYRCSKAALNMLTRCQSLQYAEDKILCIALHPGWLQTDMGNAAIMAPTTVEDGVQEILKRLAQLSEKETGTFVNWDGKTLPW, via the exons ATGGGCGATTTGAATCCACGCAGTGTCCTGGTGACAGGATCTAATCGGGGCATCGGCCTGGAGCTGGTGAAGCAGCTGGTGGGGAAGAGCAACCCACCAGAATGGATCTTTGCCACTTGCCGGGACCCAGAGGGACCACGTGCAAAG GACTTGAAGAACCTGGCTGCCCAACACCAGCCCCGAGTACAGATCATCCAACTTG ATGTTTCTGATCCATCCAGCATCAAAGCTGCTGCAGCCATGATTACAGAATGTCTAAATGGAGCTGGGTTGAATCTGTTGGTCAACAATGCTGGGGTAGTAAAGGAATCCAATCTGGAATCAGAGACACCAGAACAAATGTTAGAGGTGTACAATACCAATGTGATTGGTCCCACAATGATGAGTCAG GTGTTCTTACCCTTGCTGAAGAAGGCATCCCAGGAATGTACCCTGAAAGGAATGAGCTGCAGCAAAGCTGCAATTGTGAATATGTCCAGTGACTGCGGCTCCATTGCCAATGTCCTGGCATGGGATATTGGACAAATCCCCAGCTATCGCTGCAGCAAG GCTGCTTTAAACATGCTCACTCGATGTCAGTCCCTGCAATATGCTGAAGACAAGATCCTGTGCATTGCATTGCACCCGGGATGGCTGCAGACAGATATGGGAAACGCAGCA ATAATGGCCCCAACAACAGTTGAGGATGGTGTACAAGAGATTCTTAAAAGACTTGCCCAACTTTCTGAGAAAGAAACTGGCACTTTTGTGAACTGGGATGGAAAAACTCTTCCCTGGTAA